One Prodigiosinella aquatilis DNA window includes the following coding sequences:
- the cas5e gene encoding type I-E CRISPR-associated protein Cas5/CasD has protein sequence MTHYLVFQLYAPLVSWGEPAVGEVRHTSPIPSRSALLGLLAAALGIRRDEEERLVQFNQHYRFAVRPLSGCEGWLRDYHTVQMPKEDRKRIRRTRRDELLPDAGQSLETMLTTREYRCDAYYHIAVSETPDEPYSLHQLADALREPVFTLYLGRKSCPLALPLAPHLFSGTLADVWQQASNTTLLNDEDLQRLNHPTGLCYWEQDADSGMPVLSRVLRGDQPLSRRRWQFTTRRQYSGTWRGGK, from the coding sequence ATGACTCACTATCTGGTATTTCAGCTCTACGCACCGCTGGTGTCATGGGGTGAACCGGCGGTGGGGGAAGTGCGACATACTTCACCTATCCCCAGCCGTTCCGCACTGTTGGGGTTGCTGGCCGCCGCATTGGGTATTCGACGTGATGAAGAGGAGCGTCTGGTGCAGTTTAATCAGCATTACCGTTTTGCTGTTCGGCCCTTATCTGGTTGTGAAGGTTGGTTGCGTGATTATCATACGGTACAGATGCCAAAGGAAGATCGTAAACGTATCCGCCGAACCCGTCGGGACGAGTTGTTGCCGGACGCTGGGCAATCACTGGAAACGATGCTGACCACCCGCGAGTATCGTTGCGATGCGTATTACCATATCGCGGTCAGTGAAACGCCTGACGAGCCTTATTCGTTGCATCAACTGGCTGATGCCCTGCGTGAACCGGTATTTACGCTCTATCTGGGGCGTAAAAGTTGCCCTCTGGCATTGCCGCTGGCACCCCATCTCTTTAGCGGCACACTGGCGGATGTCTGGCAGCAGGCCAGTAATACCACGTTGCTCAACGATGAGGACCTGCAACGGCTCAATCACCCTACCGGCCTTTGCTATTGGGAACAGGATGCTGACAGCGGTATGCCGGTGCTATCTCGTGTTCTGCGTGGCGACCAGCCGCTTAGTCGCAGGCGTTGGCAGTTTACAACTCGCAGGCAGTACAGCGGCACCTGGAGAGGGGGAAAGTGA
- the cas1e gene encoding type I-E CRISPR-associated endonuclease Cas1e — protein sequence MVYVPLNPIPLKDRTSMIFLQYGQIDVIDGAFVLVDKTGIRTHIPVGSVACIMLEPGTRVSHAAIRLAATVGTLLVWVGEAGVRLYAAGQPGGARSDRLLYQARLALDDELRLKVVRKMFELRFGEPAPSRRSVEQLRGIEGARVRQTYTLLAQQYGVKWSGRRYDPKDWERGDKVNQCISAATSCLYGITEAAVLAAGYAPAIGFVHSGKPLSFVYDIADIIKFDGVVPKAFDIAARNPVEPDREVRLACRDIFRSQNTLGKLIPLIETVLAAGEIEPPQPPADAQPPAIPEPAPFGDVGHRGSGG from the coding sequence ATGGTTTATGTTCCGCTAAATCCGATTCCGTTGAAAGATCGGACCTCCATGATCTTTCTGCAATACGGCCAGATAGATGTGATTGATGGTGCCTTTGTGCTGGTGGATAAAACCGGCATCCGTACTCATATCCCGGTGGGATCGGTGGCCTGCATTATGCTGGAACCCGGTACACGGGTCTCTCATGCGGCGATACGGTTGGCGGCGACAGTGGGGACGCTGTTAGTGTGGGTCGGGGAAGCGGGAGTCCGTTTGTACGCTGCTGGGCAACCCGGCGGTGCTCGATCCGACCGATTGCTGTATCAGGCGCGCTTGGCGCTGGATGACGAGTTACGCCTTAAAGTGGTTCGCAAAATGTTTGAACTACGCTTTGGTGAACCGGCACCTAGTCGCCGCTCGGTGGAACAATTGCGCGGTATTGAAGGTGCGCGAGTGCGCCAGACCTACACACTATTGGCGCAACAGTACGGCGTGAAGTGGAGTGGTCGACGTTACGATCCTAAAGATTGGGAACGGGGCGACAAGGTGAACCAATGCATCAGCGCCGCTACGTCCTGCTTGTACGGTATTACGGAAGCGGCGGTGTTGGCGGCGGGTTATGCCCCGGCCATTGGTTTTGTTCACAGTGGCAAACCGCTGTCGTTTGTCTATGACATTGCCGACATCATCAAGTTTGACGGTGTGGTGCCTAAAGCTTTTGACATTGCGGCGCGTAACCCAGTGGAACCGGATCGGGAGGTGCGTCTTGCCTGCCGGGATATTTTCCGCAGCCAGAATACGCTGGGTAAGCTTATTCCGTTGATTGAAACGGTGTTGGCGGCCGGAGAAATAGAACCGCCGCAACCGCCTGCTGACGCACAACCTCCAGCTATTCCTGAGCCTGCGCCATTCGGTGATGTCGGTCACCGGGGGAGTGGCGGATGA
- the nrdG gene encoding anaerobic ribonucleoside-triphosphate reductase-activating protein yields the protein MNYHQYYPVDVVNGPGTRCTLFVAGCEHQCPGCYNKSTWRLNSGNPFTQEIQDRIIADLQDTAIPRQGISLSGGDPLHPQNVPAILQLVQRIRAECPGKDIWVWTGYVLAELTPEQRQVVDLINVLVDGKFVQDLKDPSLIWRGSSNQVIHHLR from the coding sequence GTGAACTATCACCAGTATTACCCCGTTGATGTAGTCAATGGTCCCGGTACACGCTGTACACTGTTTGTTGCCGGATGTGAGCACCAATGCCCCGGCTGCTACAATAAAAGCACCTGGCGATTGAACTCCGGGAATCCGTTCACCCAGGAAATACAGGACCGCATTATCGCCGACCTACAGGATACCGCCATCCCCCGTCAAGGCATTTCCCTTTCAGGTGGCGACCCGCTGCATCCACAGAACGTGCCAGCCATTCTGCAACTGGTACAACGTATCCGGGCCGAATGTCCAGGTAAAGATATCTGGGTGTGGACCGGTTATGTACTGGCAGAACTGACGCCAGAACAGCGTCAGGTAGTCGATTTAATCAACGTGCTGGTGGATGGCAAATTTGTACAGGATTTAAAAGACCCATCACTTATCTGGCGCGGCAGCAGCAATCAGGTGATCCATCATCTGCGTTAA
- a CDS encoding YhbP family protein: MEADNILGVISRYLKKLHVLTLCVGSGDDLWCANCFYTFDERQVAFYLMTETNTRHGEMMLRHPRVAGTVNGQPKSVLLIKGVQFLGEIALLEGQEGADARSRYNTRFPISRGSNAPVWKLSLNEMKMTDNALGFGKKHLWQRPEMALPH, encoded by the coding sequence GTGGAAGCAGACAATATTCTGGGAGTGATTTCTCGTTATCTTAAAAAACTGCATGTGTTGACGTTGTGTGTCGGCAGTGGTGATGATTTGTGGTGCGCCAACTGTTTTTATACGTTTGATGAACGTCAGGTAGCGTTTTATCTGATGACGGAAACGAATACCAGACACGGCGAAATGATGCTGAGGCATCCTCGGGTGGCGGGTACGGTTAATGGCCAACCCAAGAGTGTACTGCTGATTAAAGGTGTACAATTTTTAGGGGAAATAGCCTTGTTAGAAGGTCAGGAAGGCGCTGATGCACGTAGTCGCTACAATACGCGGTTCCCTATTTCTCGTGGAAGTAATGCACCTGTTTGGAAATTGTCGCTAAACGAAATGAAAATGACTGACAACGCACTGGGCTTTGGGAAAAAGCATCTTTGGCAACGGCCCGAAATGGCCCTACCACATTAG
- a CDS encoding NADH-dependent flavin oxidoreductase yields MVITAPRPDNNPLLEEILLKAGIPCRNRVALAAMTHYSSPEDGSIGDDELAYIERRSAGPGLVFTACVAVSPNGKAYVGEPAAHDNSLLPGLTAWAERIKGAGAKAILQLHHGGGVCPPALVPNGDVVSPSGIATPDRSVVVPRALTYTEIDDIIESFRSATERAIKAGFDGIEIHGGYGYLPQQFLSPYTNRRTDRWGGSREKRHAFPLALLNTAQETAKKKAVHPFAVGYRFTPEEALEPGLTMDDALAFVDALIDQGTDYIDVLVNDYRNPPRRGAMPTDRSRLCFLAEAVAGRVPLLAGGEIHTEADALDALQTGIDFVTLGREMIIDPEWVQKVTAGVPETIRTKLEAGQRQELTIPEPFWETIWKAPGWFPGVS; encoded by the coding sequence ATGGTAATTACAGCCCCGAGACCAGACAACAACCCCCTGCTGGAAGAGATACTCCTCAAGGCAGGGATTCCCTGCCGCAATCGGGTCGCGCTTGCGGCTATGACCCATTATTCCTCCCCCGAAGATGGTTCGATCGGCGACGACGAACTTGCTTACATTGAACGCCGCTCCGCAGGCCCGGGATTGGTATTCACGGCCTGTGTCGCGGTTTCTCCAAACGGTAAGGCCTATGTCGGAGAACCCGCCGCGCATGATAATTCCCTGCTTCCCGGGCTGACTGCCTGGGCCGAAAGGATCAAAGGCGCAGGCGCAAAGGCAATCCTGCAACTCCATCATGGCGGCGGCGTTTGTCCTCCTGCCCTGGTGCCGAATGGCGATGTCGTCTCCCCCAGCGGCATCGCTACGCCGGACCGCAGCGTTGTAGTTCCCCGCGCGCTTACCTATACCGAAATCGATGACATTATCGAGAGCTTCCGATCTGCTACAGAACGGGCGATCAAGGCCGGATTTGACGGCATCGAAATTCACGGCGGCTATGGTTATCTGCCCCAACAGTTCCTGTCACCGTACACTAACAGACGGACGGATCGTTGGGGCGGGAGCCGTGAAAAACGCCATGCGTTTCCGCTCGCGCTTCTCAATACGGCCCAGGAGACAGCAAAGAAAAAAGCTGTTCACCCCTTTGCTGTCGGCTATCGCTTCACGCCCGAGGAGGCCCTTGAGCCTGGGCTGACCATGGATGACGCGCTGGCGTTCGTCGACGCGTTGATCGATCAGGGAACCGATTACATCGATGTTCTCGTCAATGACTACCGGAACCCGCCCCGGCGTGGCGCAATGCCAACGGATCGGTCCCGTTTGTGTTTTCTCGCCGAAGCAGTCGCCGGTCGCGTTCCCCTGCTAGCGGGAGGGGAAATTCACACCGAGGCAGATGCGTTGGACGCGCTTCAAACCGGGATAGATTTCGTTACTCTCGGACGGGAAATGATCATCGATCCGGAATGGGTCCAGAAAGTTACCGCAGGTGTACCGGAGACTATCCGGACAAAGCTCGAAGCCGGCCAAAGGCAGGAGCTCACAATACCCGAGCCTTTCTGGGAGACGATCTGGAAAGCCCCTGGTTGGTTTCCCGGTGTCTCTTGA
- a CDS encoding TetR/AcrR family transcriptional regulator, translating into MEPSASTPDNRRLPLRERKKLRTRRALADTALELFIEKGFAATTLDELVDHVDVSKRTFFRYFSSKEDVAIATEAEFWEAYIDEVRDRDVQGHLLAFLREALLTSLRSMDADWDRRFLQTRRIVAYAGSSVLYDHSELASLRAQRQLIDVLGDKIGTDGREDVRFRMLGEFVLGAWRCGASNWVAGRGAGAQGIRGHGGRDMLIRRVEEAFDAIPETLSLVARG; encoded by the coding sequence ATGGAACCTAGCGCCAGCACCCCAGACAATCGACGGCTGCCACTTCGGGAACGAAAGAAACTTCGCACCCGGCGTGCGCTCGCCGACACTGCTCTTGAGCTTTTTATCGAGAAAGGCTTTGCCGCGACGACTCTCGATGAACTGGTCGATCACGTAGACGTCTCGAAGAGAACTTTCTTTCGTTACTTCTCTTCTAAAGAGGACGTCGCCATAGCAACCGAAGCCGAGTTCTGGGAGGCTTATATTGATGAGGTCCGCGACCGCGACGTGCAGGGGCACCTTCTCGCCTTCCTGAGGGAGGCACTCCTGACGTCGCTCCGCTCGATGGACGCGGATTGGGACAGGCGTTTCCTCCAGACGAGAAGGATTGTAGCTTACGCAGGCAGTTCCGTTCTGTACGACCACTCGGAGCTTGCCTCGCTGCGAGCACAAAGACAGCTGATCGACGTTCTCGGAGACAAAATCGGCACAGACGGCCGGGAGGATGTCCGTTTCCGCATGCTCGGCGAATTCGTGCTTGGCGCGTGGCGCTGCGGCGCCAGCAATTGGGTTGCCGGTCGAGGAGCGGGAGCGCAAGGCATCCGAGGGCATGGTGGCCGTGACATGCTCATCCGCAGAGTGGAGGAAGCGTTTGATGCGATTCCCGAAACCCTTTCGCTTGTTGCACGTGGATGA
- the cas6e gene encoding type I-E CRISPR-associated protein Cas6/Cse3/CasE has protein sequence MFFSRVTLQLSALPAVMAQKRQYAGGYASHQWLWQLFPQDETRHFLFREETLGSGNQFYLLSQQAPRQNHNLFRVETKPYQPQLRDEMELQFSLRANPVVMRQRQRSDVLMDAKQRARQQGVSADALWQHQQDAATQWLQRQGEQRGFTVDTCRVDGYQRHRLYKPGQENAIQFSSVDFDGLLRITDVSRFMAAVQQGLGKSKALGCGLLLLRRA, from the coding sequence ATGTTTTTTTCCCGAGTGACCTTACAACTGTCGGCGTTGCCCGCAGTAATGGCGCAAAAGCGTCAGTATGCGGGGGGATATGCCAGCCATCAGTGGTTGTGGCAATTGTTCCCGCAGGATGAAACGCGTCATTTCCTGTTTCGGGAAGAAACGCTGGGGTCAGGCAATCAATTTTATCTGCTTTCCCAACAGGCACCTCGTCAGAATCACAATCTGTTCCGTGTGGAAACTAAACCCTACCAGCCGCAACTACGGGATGAAATGGAGCTGCAATTTTCACTGCGCGCTAACCCGGTGGTGATGCGCCAGCGTCAGCGCAGTGATGTGCTGATGGACGCCAAACAGCGTGCCAGGCAGCAAGGTGTCAGTGCTGATGCGCTGTGGCAGCATCAGCAGGATGCCGCGACCCAGTGGCTGCAACGGCAGGGTGAGCAAAGAGGATTTACGGTGGATACTTGCCGAGTGGATGGTTACCAGAGACATCGGCTGTATAAGCCGGGACAGGAAAATGCCATTCAGTTCAGCAGCGTAGATTTTGACGGCCTGTTGCGCATTACCGATGTCAGCCGCTTTATGGCGGCGGTGCAGCAGGGGTTGGGGAAAAGTAAAGCGCTGGGTTGTGGTTTGCTACTACTTAGGCGTGCCTGA
- the cas2e gene encoding type I-E CRISPR-associated endoribonuclease Cas2e, protein MSMLVVVTENVPLRLRGRLAIWLLEVRAGVYVGETSRRIREMIWQQIMELAEQGNVVMAWATNTESGFEFQTWGENRRMPVDLDGLRLVSFHPIENQ, encoded by the coding sequence ATGAGTATGCTGGTGGTCGTGACGGAAAATGTGCCGCTGCGTCTGCGTGGTCGGTTGGCGATATGGTTGTTGGAAGTTCGTGCTGGTGTCTATGTGGGTGAAACTTCGCGGCGTATACGGGAAATGATCTGGCAACAGATTATGGAACTGGCCGAACAAGGGAATGTGGTGATGGCGTGGGCGACCAATACGGAATCTGGTTTCGAGTTCCAGACCTGGGGCGAAAACCGCCGAATGCCGGTGGATCTGGATGGACTGCGGTTAGTCTCTTTTCACCCCATTGAAAATCAATAA
- a CDS encoding alpha/beta hydrolase fold domain-containing protein, giving the protein MGALHGGVKAYRGLTSRYARALKAKVYVPDYHQAPEFPFPACSPHPRG; this is encoded by the coding sequence ATGGGCGCTCTGCATGGCGGGGTGAAAGCCTATCGCGGACTGACATCACGCTATGCGCGAGCTCTCAAAGCCAAAGTTTATGTTCCCGATTATCATCAGGCGCCGGAATTTCCATTCCCTGCGTGTTCCCCGCACCCGCGGGGATAA